The sequence below is a genomic window from Variovorax paradoxus B4.
CGCTCGCGGCGTATGTGCACCGCCGCTACCGCGCGCGGGCCTCGGGCATCAGCGGGCAGCTCGAAGGCCATGGCGTGAAGGTGGGCGAGCAGTTCGTGGTGGTGGAGCTGGGTCCGGAGGGCAAGCACGTGCATCACCCTGTTTCGGTCACCGACTTCCATGGCAAGACCGGCGCCAGCGCCGTCGCCGTGGGCGGCAAAAACTACAAGATCGACAGCGGCTTTGCGCTCGGTGCCATTCGCGTGCAGGGCACGGTCAACGACCGGCCCTTCACCGCGCAGGTCGAGCGCGGGGCCGGCAAGAACCCGCTGGCGCTGCGCGTGTCGCACGACGGCACGCAGGTCGAGGCGATGGTACTGTCGCCCCAAGGCGCGCGCCTGCTCGGGCTGATGCCCTACAAGGCGCCGCCGGACCTGAGCAAGTTCCTGATGTCGCCGATGCCGGGCCTCTTGGTCGAGGTGTCGGTGCAGCCGGGCCAGCAGGTTCGCGCCGGCGAGAAACTGGCCGTGATCGAGGCCATGAAGATGGAAAACGTATTGTTCGCCACGCAGGACGGCGTGGTCGGCAAGATCTCGGCAGGCAAGGGCGAATCGCTCGCGGTCGATCAAATCATTCTGGAGTTCAACTGATGGGTGCCAACGATTTACAACAGACGGTCACGCTGCACCGGCCCACCAAGGCCGCGGCGCCGCAAGGCCCGTGGACGGTCGAAGCGATACAGGCGCTGCTCGACAAGCCGCTGATGGACCTGCTGTTCGAGGCGCAGACGGTGCACCGCCAGCACTTTCCCGAAGGCGACATCGAGCTGGCGACGCTGCTCTCGGTCAAGACCGGCGGCTGCCCGGAGAACTGCGGCTACTGCCCGCAGTCGGCCGAGTTCGACACCGGCGTGAAGGCGCAGAAACTCATGGAGGTCGACGAGGTGGTGCGCGCCGCGCAGGCCGCCAAGGACGCCGGTGCCACGCGCTTCTGCATGGGCGCCGCATGGCGCGCGCCGAAGGACCGCGACGTCGAGAAGGTGGCGGTGCTGGTCGAGGCCGTGAAAGGCCTGGGCCTGCAGACCTGCGCCACGCTCGGCATGCTGGAGCCGCACCACGCGCACCAGCTCAAGGCCGCAGGCCTGGACTACTACAACCACAACCTCGACACCGCGCCCGAGTACTACACCGACGTCGTCGACACGCGCACCTACCAGGACCGGCTCGACACGCTGGCCCATGTGCGCAGCGCCGGCATCAGCGTGTGCTGCGGCGGCATCGTGGGCATGGGCGAGCAGCCGGTGCACCGCGCGGGGCTGATCGCGCAGCTGGCCAACCTCGACCCCTATCCGGAGTCGGTGCCGATCAACAGCCTGGTGCGCGTGCCGGGCACGCCGCTGGCCGATTCGGAGCCGGTCGATCCCTTCGACTTCGTACGCATGATCGCCGTCGCGCGCATCACGATGCCGACGGCGCGCGTGCGGCTCTCGGCGGGGCGCCAGCAGATGGGTGATGCCGTTCAGGCGCTGTGCTTCATGGCCGGCGCGAACTCGATCTTCTATGGCGACAAGCTGCTCGTCACCGGCAATCCCGACGTCGAAGCCGACACGGTGCTGCTGCGCAAGCTCGGCCTCAATGCGCGGCAGGTGCAGGAGCAGCCGGAAGGTTGCGCCGCATGACTACCGCCGCCGCACGCCCCTTCAAGGTGCTGGGCATCCAGCAGATCGCCATCGGCGGCCCCGACAAGCTGCGGCTGCAGAAGCTCTGGGTCGACATGCTGGGGCTCGAGGTCACGGGCACCTTCAAGAGCGAGCGCGAGAACGTCGACGAGGACATCTGTTCGATGGGCAGCGGGCCGTTCAAGGTCGAGGTCGACCTGATGCAGCCGCTCGACCCCGAGAAGAAGCCGGCCGTGCACGCCACGCCGCTCAACCACGTGGGCCTGTGGATCGATGACCTGCCCAGGGCCGTCGAGTGGCTCGCCGCGCAGGGCGTGCGCTTTGCGCCCGGCGGCATCCGCAAGGGCGCGGCGGGTTTCGACATCTGCTTCCTGCACCCGAAGGCGAACGACGAGTTTCCGATCGCCGGCGAGGGCGTGCTGATCGAGATGGTGCAGGCGCCGCCGGAGGTGGTGAGCGCCTTCAGCGCGCTGGCGCGCCAGCCCTGAGGTTTCGGCGCGCCGGTTCGCTCCGGTGCAGGAAGACGGCGAAGGTGTCCCAGGGCAGCTCGGCGCCCGCTGCCGCCAGCAGGCGTCCGGCTTCGCCGCGGTGATAACTGCTGTGCGTCAGCACATGCAGCAGCATCTCTTCACGCGACATGCAGCCCGTGTCTCCATCAGTGAAGACGAAGGACAGGGTCTCGGCCAGTGCTTCGGGCGAGACGGCGTCGATGTAGCGTTCGTACCAGGCCAGGCATGTGTCGTTGCGATCGCGCAGCTCGTGCAGCGCGAGCGTGCCGGTGGCGCTGACCGAAGCAAGGCCGTGCGGCTCGCCGTCCAGATGGGCGGCGAAGACGCGGTCCACCAGGTGATTGTGGTGAACGAGGTGCAGCGATGCGTCCCTGGTGGCGCCATGCGCTTGCGCGTCCAGGCCTTCCAGGCAGGCCAGAAGCTCGTTGTCTGCCCAGCGCCGGTAGGCGAAGAGCCGCTGGAGAAGCGAGCGAGACGGCATGCAGTGGAACCTCCTGATGCTGCGATTAAAATGCGAGTAATCTGCTCGCATTGTCGCTTCGCCCCCTGCACCATGTCTACTCGCATTGCCAGACCCACGGCCGCCATGCGCAAAGCGCCGCGCCAGGCGCGCTCGAAGGCCACGGTGGATGCCATCGTCGAGGCGGCTGCTCGCATTCTTGCAACCGGCGGCGCGGCCGGCTTCTCGACCAATCAAGTGGCACAAGCCGCGGGCGTGGGCATCGGCTCGCTCTACCAATACTTTCCCGACAAGCACGCCATCGTCGAGGCCATCCGAAGGCATCATCTCGACGAAGTGCTGGCGGCCCTCCGCGCCGCCAGCGCATGCCGGGGTGCGCCCAGGGCGTGCGCCGAGACGCTGGTCGATGGCCTGGTCGCGGTGCACGCGGGCAAGCCGGGCCTGCATCGCGCGCTGCTGGAGCTTGCGCCTGCGCACACGGGTGAGGCGCAGGCGGCAGACGGCTTCGAGCAGGCGTACGCCGATGCCTATGTGGAAGTCGTGAAGGCGCTGCGAGGGCGGCAGCCCACAACGCGTGCGCAGGCCATGGCGCTGGTGCTGTCGGGCGCCGTGGAGGGCGCGATTCACGCAGCGGCTCGCGCCGGGCTGGTCGCTTCACCCGCGTTTCGCCGGCAGCTCGTCGATCTGGTCATGGCCTACCTGGTGCACGAACGGCAACCGTCTACGCGTTGAGCACCTTCTTGATCGGCGGCTTCACGTCCGATCGCTGAGGCGGCAGCATCGGCTGGTGCTCGCGCGCCGGGTTCAGGATGATCGAGGTGGCCGTCTCGGTGAGGATGCAGAACTTGGTGACCACCGCATCGAGGTGGCTCACGTCGATGACCGCGATCTCCAGGATCCAGCTGTCGTCGCCTGTCACGTTGTAGGCATTGACGCATTCGGGCGTCTGCTGCACCAGTTCCACCACGCGCGCATAGTCGGCGCGGCCCACGCGGATGATCGCGCGGATGCCGTAGCCGAGCTTGCCGAGGTTCACGGTCGCGCGGTAGCCACTGATCACGCCCGCGGCCTCGAGCTTCTTCACGCGCTCCGTCACGGCCGGCTGGCTCAGGTGCACGCGCCGGCCGAGTTCGGCCATGGTGAGCCGCGCATCGGCCTGCAGTTCGGCCAGGATGCGGGTGTCGTGGGCATCCAGCGCGGGGTTCAAGGTGAAGTCCATGCAACTCCTTCAAATCGACGGTACGGAACGCAAAGAACCATGAAATGTGCATGGTTGCGAGAAGATTGCTTTCATACCATGGACGGCGTTTCTCTACCAACAAGACAACATCGACATGCCCACTCTCGCATCCCCCGCCCAAGCCGCGTCCGGTCCCGCGCGCACCGCGCTGCCACCGCTGCTGTGGCTCTGCCTGGCCGCCACCTGGGTGGTCTGGGGCTCGACCTATCTGGCGATCAAGTACGCGCTGATCAGCTTCGCGCCGTTTCTTCAGATGGGCTCGCGCTTCCTGTTCGCGGGCGTGCTGCTCGCTGCCTGGATGCGCTGGCGCGGGGCCGCCTGGCCCTCGCGCGAGCAGTGGCGCAATGCCCTCGTGGTCGGCGCGTTGATGCTGGGTGGCGGCATGGGCGGCACGGCCCATGCCGAAGTGTCGATCGGCTCCGGGCTGGTGGTGGCCTTCATCGCGGTGGTGCCGCTGCTGATTGCGCTGCTCAACCTGATCTGGGGCGTGAAGCCGACGCGGCTGGAGGCGGCGGGCATTGCGCTCGGGCTCATCGGCGTGCTGATGCTGACGCAGGGCAGCGGCTTCCAGTCGTCGCCCGCGGGGCTGGCGGCGATTTCCATTGCCTGCATCTGCTGGTCGATGGGCAGCGTGCTGAGCCAGCGCAGCCTGCCGCTCGCGCCCGGTGCGATGGGCTTCGCGAGCGAAATGATCTGCGGCGGCGTGGTGCTGCTGGCGCTCTCGGCCCTCTCCGGCGAACAGCTGGTGTGGCCGCCGCGGCCCGAGGCCGCCGCGGCCTGGCTCTACCTCGTGGTGTTCGGCTCGCTGATCGCGTTCAATGCCTACATGGTGCTGCTCGCGAGGGCGCCCGCCGCATTGGCCGCGAGCTACACCTTCGTCAATCCGGTGATCGCAATGCTGCTGGGCGTGTGGATTGCCAACGAAACCGTGACGCGCTTCGAGTGGTACGCGGTGGCCGTGGTGCTGGCCGGCGTTCTGCTGCTGCTCTTCAAGCGCCCGCAGAAGGCGAAAGAGAGCTAAGAGGGCTGAGCCCCGCGCTGTTCAGGTACCTGGACGGCGCCAGAAGGCCAGCGTTGCGGCCAGCAGCCACATGCCGGCCGCGCAGCTGCGGTTCAGCATCTTGAGGCCGCGGCGCGAGAGCCAGCGCACGGCCTGCGTTCCGGCGGCCGCATAGGCCAGCATCACGCAGGTGTCGAGCGCCACGAAGATCGCGCCGAGCAGCAGGTACTGCGTGCCCTGCGGCTTGGCGATGTCGATGAACTGCGGCAGGAAAGCGGCGAAGAACAGCACCGTCTTGGGGTTCGACAGCGCGACGAGCAGGCTGCGCATGAGCGCGACGCGGCCATGCGGGCGAACCTCGATGGCGGATTTGGCCAGCGCCGTGCCGAGGTCGGTTGCGTCGCTGCGCCACAGCTTGACGCCGAGCCAGACCAGGTAGGCGACACCCGCCACGCGGATCGCGTTGAAGAGCAGTTCCGACGCGGCCAGCAGTGAGCCGAGCCCGAGCGCAACCACCGCGATCAGCGTGACGCTCCCGAGCGACGCGCCGGCAATGCCCCAGCTTGCGCGGCGCATGCCGCCGTCGATGCCGTTGGACAATGCCAGCAGCATCGTCGGGCCGGGGATCACGGCCAGTGCGATCGAGGCGACGACGTAGATGAGCAGGGTGTCGAGGGTCATGGCTTGGCGGCGGGTGGTCGTTGTTGCGAGGCGGCGCGGGCACGCGCCAGCGCGGCTTCGACGATGGATCGCCTGCGCGTGTCGGCAGCCTGCGGTTCGGCGATGGCGGGCGCTTCTTCCGCGCCCTTGCGCTTGTCGGTACGACGATGCTCGGCATGCAGCTTGTAGCGCCCCAGCGCGGCCTCCGCCTGTGCCTGCGACCAGGCCTGCCAGCCGCTGCGGCCCGGCGTCTCGACCTCGAGCGAGATGCAATCGACGGGGCAGGCCGGAATGCAAAGCTCGCAGCCCGTGCAGTGCGCTTCGATCACGGTGTGCATGCGCTTGTTGATGCCCACGATGGCGTCGGTCGGGCAGGCATCCAGGCAGAGCGTGCAGCCGATGCACCAGGCTTCGTCGATGACCGCCATGGCGCGTGGCCCTTCGGTGCCGAACTGCGGGGCGATAGGCTGCGCCTCGCGGCCGGTGAGCCGCGCCAGCCTGGCAACACCTTCCGCGCCGCCGGGCGGGCATTGGTTGATGCCAGCCTGGCCGTCAGCCACGGCTTGCGCATACCCTGCGCAATCGGGGTAGCCGCAACGTGTGCACTGCGTCTGCGGCAGTGCATCGTGGATGCGTGCGGCCAGCCCGTTCACTTCCTGCGTGCCGCGGGCTTCTTGACGGCGGCAACCGCCGCCGCTTTCCTGGCTGCGACATTCTTGCTGGCTGCAACGGCAGCCGTGTTCCGCCCCGGCTTGATCCGGTCTTCGGCCGGCAGGCTTTCGCGCGCACCGGCGCGGCGCTGGGGCTGGTCGTGGGCCGCGATGAACTTCAGCACCTCGGGGTAGACCAGTTCGCGCCAGCGGCGGCCGCTGAAGATGCCATAGTGGCCCGCGCCCTTGACTTCGTAGTGCTCGCGCTGCGAAGCGGCAACGCCGGTGCACAGGCTGTGCGCGGCCTCGGTCTGGCCCGAGCCCGAAATGTCGTCGAGTTCGCCCTCGACGGTCAGCAGGGCGGTCGAATGGATGTCCTGCGGGCGCACGCGCTCGATCTGGCCCTTGGGGTTCCTGACGTCCCAGGTGCCGTTCACGAGTTCGAACTTCTGGAACACGGTGCGGATCGTGTCGAGGTAATAGTCGGCGTCCATGTCGAGCACGGCGTTGTACTCGTCGTAGAACTTGCGATGGGCCTCGGCGCTCGCGTCGTCGCCCTTGATGAGGTCCTTGAAGTAGTCGTAGTGGCTGCTGGCGTGGCGGTCGGGGTTCATGGCCACGAAGCCCGTGTGCTGCAGGAAGCCCGGGTACACGCGGCGGCCCTCGCCCGGAAAGCCTTGCGGCACGCGGTAGATCACGTTGTTCTCGAACCACTCGAAGCTCTTGTTCATCGCCAGGTTGTTGACCGCGGTGGGCGACTTGCGCGCGTCGATGGGGCCACCCATCATCGTCATGGTGAGGGGCAGCTGTTCGCCGCGGCTGGCCATGAGCGACACGGCCGCCAGCACCGGCACGGTCGGCTGGCACACGCTCACCACGTGGCAGTTGCCGTACTCGGCCTGCAGGCGGCGGATGAACTCCTGCACGTAGTTGACGTAGTCGTCGAGGCGGAACTCGCCCTCCGACATGGGCACGAGGCGTGCGTTCTTCCAGTCGGTGATGTAGACCTTGTGGTCCTGCAGCATGGTGCGCACCGTGTCGCGCAGCAGCGTGGCGTAGTGGCCCGACAGCGGCGCCACGATCAGCACCACGGGCTGGCTCTTGAGCGTCTTGAGGATGTGCGGTTCGTCGGTGAAGCGCTTGAAGCGGCGCAGCTCGCAAAAAGGCTTGTCGAGCTCGACCGCCTCCTGGATCACCACGTCTTCGCCGTCGACTTTGACGGACTTGATGTTGAACTCGGGCTTCTCGTAGTCCTTGCCGAGGCGATAGAGCAGGTCGTAGCCGGCGGCCATGCGCTGGGCCATCGGCAACTGGCCCCATACGGCGCCCTGGCCGTAGAGCTTGGACGCCGCTTGGGCGAAGTCCGAGAACGGTTCCATCAGGGAACGCTGGGCTTCGTAGAGTTGATAGAGCATCGCTGGTCTGGGAGTGGAATGTTGCGGTGCAATATATCAGCGCACGCGCTGCATTGCAGGGGGCCTAACCCCTACATCGACCCCGCCGCAAGGGCCGTTTCGGGACCAAGAATGTGAAGGAATCGTCAAGGAAGGATTCCCTCACACTTTGCTGTCACTCAGATGACCTTGGCAATCGACGCGCAGACGTAGTCGATGTTCTTGCTGTTGAGCGCGGCCACGCACATGCGGCCGGTGTCGGTGCCGTACACGCCGAACTCGTTGCGCAGGCGCACCATCTGGTCCTTGCTGAGGCCCGAGTAGCTGAACATGCCGATCTGCGTGGTGATGAAGCTCATGTCTTCCTTCACGCCGGCGGCCTTCAGGCCGTCGACCAGCTTCTGGCGCATGGCCTTGATGCGCACGCGCATTTCGCCGAGTTCCTTTTCCCACAGGGCGCGCAGCTCGGGGTTGCCGAGCACCGCGGCCACCACGGCGCCGCCGTGGATCGGCGGGTTGCTGTAGTTGGTGCGGATCGCGATCTTGAGCTGCGACAGCACGCGGCCGGCTTCTTCCTTGTTCTCGCACAGCACCGAGAGGGCGCCCACGCGTTCGCCGTAGAGGCTGAAGCTCTTCGAGAACGAGGTCGAGACGAAGAAGGTCAGGCCCGCATCGACGAACTTGGCCACGGCGGCGCCGTCTTCCTTCAGGCCGTAGCCGAAGCCCTGGTAGGCCATGTCGAGGAAGGGCACCAGGCCCTTGGCCTTGACCGTGGCGACGACCTGGTCCCACTGCTCGGGCGTGATGTCGTAGCCGGTCGGGTTGTGGCAGCAGGCGTGCAGCACGACGACGGTGCCGGCGGGCGCCGCGTTGAGCGCGGCCAGCATGCCGTCGAAGTTGATGCCGCGCTTGGCGGCGTCGTAGTAGGGATAGCTTTCGACCTCGAAGCCCGCGTTGGTGAAGAGGGCGCGGTGGTTTTCCCAGCTCGGGTCGCTGATCAGCACCTTGGCCTGGGGGTTGAGCTTCTTGAGGAAATCGGCGCCGACCTTGAGGCCGCCGGTGCCGCCGATGGCCTGGATGGTGGCCACGCGGCCCGATTGCACGGGCTCGCTGTCGGCACCGAAGACCAGTGCCTTGACCGCGTTGTCGTACGCCACGATGCCGTCGATCGGCAGGTAGCCGCGCGCGGTCGGTGCTTTCATCATGTTCTGTTCGGCGGCCTGAACGCACTGGAGCAGGGGCAGCTTGCCGTTGTCGTCGTAATAGACGCCGACGCCGAGGTTGACCTTGTTGGGGTTGGTATCGGCTGCAAACTGCTCGTTGAGGCCGAGGATCGGGTCGCGCGGTGCCATTTCGACCGCGGTGAACATAGACATGGAAAGGTCCTTTGGGATGAAAGCTTCGCTGCAACCGGAGGAGGCTTTATCCTTTCCGGTTGCCTTGAATTTTACCGGCGCGAGCGCCACCTGTCGGGAACAGCCATGCCAGAGAACAACGAAGCCATAGCAGACCTGAAGAAACTGGACCCGATCGGTCCGGCAAAGCAGGGCGAATTCATCCAATATCCCGGTTCGCCTTTCGAACTTTTCCAGCCCTATCCGCCGGCCGGAGACCAGCCGAAGGCCATCGAAGGGCTGGTCGAGGGCGTGCTCGACGGCGAGGTGTTCCAGACGCTGCTGGGCGTCACGGGCTCCGGCAAGACCTTCACCATGGCCAACGTGATCGCGCGGCTGGGCCGCCCGGCCATCGTCTTTGCGCCCAACAAGACCCTGGCGGCCCAGCTCTACAGCGAATTCCGCGAGTTCTTCCCGAAGAACGCCGTCGAGTACTTCGTGAGCTACTACGACTACTACCAGCCCGAGGCCTACGTGCCCCAGCGCGACCTGTTCATCGAGAAGGATTCCTCGATCAACGAGCACATCGAGCAGATGCGGCTGTCGGCCACCAAGAGCGTGCTGGAGCGGCGCGACACGGTCATCGTGGCCACGGTGAGCGCCATCTACGGCATCGGCACGCCCGAGGACTACACGCAGATGCGTTTCATCATGCGGGTTGGGGACAAGATCGGCCAGCGCGACGTGATCGGCCGGCTGATCCGCATGCAGTACACCCGCAACGAGCAGGACTTTTCCCGCGGCACCTTCCGCGTGCGCGGCGACACCATCGACGTGTTTCCGGCCGAGCACAGCGAACTGGCCATCCGCATCGAGCTGTTCGACGACGAGATCGAGACGCTGCAGCTGTTCGACCCGCTCACGGGCCGCATCCGTCAGAAGATCCCGCGCTTCACGGTGTACCCGTCGAGCCACTACGTGACGCCGCGCGACAAGGTGCTGAGCGCGGTCGAAACCATCAAGATCGAGCTGGCCGAGCGGCTCAAGGAATTCGTGTCGCAAGGCAAGCTGGTCGAGGCGCAGCGGCTGGAGCAGCGCACCCGCTTCGACCTCGAGATGCTGGCCGAGATCGGCCACTGCAAGGGCATCGAGAACTACACGCGGCACCTCTCGGGCGCCGCGCCGGGAGAGCCGCCGGCCACGCTGACCGACTACCTGCCGAAGGACGCGCTGATGTTCCTCGACGAGAGCCACCAGATGATCGGCCAGCTCGGCGGCATGTACAACGGCGACCGGGCGCGCAAGACCACGCTGGTCGAGTACGGCTTCAGGCTGCCGAGCGCACTGGACAACCGGCCGCTCAAGCTGGAGGAGTTCGAGACGCGCATGCGCCAGTGCATCTTCGTTTCGGCCACGCCCGCGCAGTACGAGAAGGACCATGCCGGCAACGTGGTCGAGCAGCTGGTTCGGCCGACCGGCCTGATCGATCCCGAGGTGGAGGTGCGCCCCGCGACCCACCAGGTGGACGACGTTCTGGGCGAGATCCGCATCCGCGTCGAGAAGAACGAACGCGTGCTGATCACCACCCTGACCAAGCGCATGGCCGAGCAGCTGACCGACTACCTGGGCGACAACGGCGTGAAGGTGCGTTACCTGCACAGCGACGTCGACACGGTCGAGCGGGTGGAGATCCTGCGCGACCTGCGCCTGGGCAGCTTCGACGTGCTGGTGGGCATCAACCTGCTGCGCGAAGGCCTGGACATTCCCGAGGTGTCGCTGGTCGCCATCCTCGACGCCGACAAGGAGGGCTTCCTGCGCGCCGAGCGCTCGCTGATCCAGACCATCGGCCGCGCGGCCCGCAACCTGAACGGCAAGGCCATCCTGTACGCCGACCGGATGACCGAATCGATGAAGAAGGCCATCGGCGAGACCGAGCGCCGGCGCACCCGGCAGATTGCCCACAACGAGGCCCATGGCATCACCCCGCGCAGCATCGTCAAGCAGGTGCGCGACCTCATCGACGGCGTCTACAGCGAAAAGACGGGCAAGGAAATGGCCAAGCTCGACCTGGAACGCGCCAAGGTCGAGGACATGAGCGAAAAGGACATCGCCCGCGAGATCAAGCGGCTCGAAAAGCTCATGATGGAGCATGCCCGCAACCTCGAATTCGAGAAGGCGGCGCGGGTGCGCGACCAGCTGGCGCTGCTGCGGGAGCAGGCTTTTGGCGCCGCCGGCGGGGACAATATCGCGATCCTGCCGTCCTAGGCCGGGGTTCCGGTTTCTTCAAGCCGTTTCCGCAGGGGTTTACCCGAGCAGACTCCAGGGCCTTCTGCTATACTTGACCGAAATACTCAACAACAAGAAAAAAGAACTTCGCGATGAAGAACCGATCCCACCGGCTGGTTCACCAGCGCCAGGGGTCGGGCAGGGCGGAGACGAAGTCACCGCGGCCTTGGGGCACGGTGTCATTTCAACGGTAAGCACTTGAAGGAGCTTGCGATGCGTCTCACTACCAAAGGCCGTTTTGCGGTCACAGCAATGATCGATCTGGCGCTGCGTCAGAACACCGGTCCGGTCACGCTGGCTGCGATCAGCCAGCGGCAGCAGATTTCATTGTCGTATCTCGAACAGCTGTTCGGCAAGCTGCGCCGCCACGAGCTGGTCGAGTCGACCCGCGGCCCCGGCGGCGGCTACAGCCTCGGCCGCAAGGCTGCGGATATCACCGTCGCAGACATCATTGTTTCCGTCGATGAGCCCATCGATGCCACGCAATGCGGCGGCAAGGAAAACTGCCTCGGCGAAGCCGGCCGCTGCATGACGCACGAGCTCTGGGCCTCGCTGAACCAGCGCATGGTCGAGTTCCTGGATTCCGTCACGCTGCAGAAGCTGGTCGACGACCAGATCGCCAAGGGCGTGCAGATCGAGAACAAGCCGGTCGTCAAGCGCGCCATTTCCGCGCAGCCGGTGGTCAAGCCGATTCGCGTGAACGCGCCGAATTCGGTGTTTGCCCTCGGCAACGCCTTCGCGAAGTCCTGAAGCCGTGGAGCGCCTGCGGGCGCTGCCGCGAGAAGCCCAGATCAAAGAAACAACCCCACGCCAGCCCGAGCCAGCCATGGACGTCACTCCTCATTTCCCGATCTATCTCGATTACGGCGCCACCACGCCGGTCGACCCGCGTGTGGTCGATGCCATGATCCCCTGGTTGCGCGAGCACTTCGGCAACCCGGCGTCGCGCAGCCATGCCTGGGGCTGGGAGGCTGAAGAGGCGGTCGAAAAGGCGCGCGGCCAGGTGGCTGAGCTGATCAATGCGGACCCCCGTGAAATCGTCTGGACGTCGGGTGCGACCGAATCGATCAATCTCGCGCTCAAGGGCGCAGCCCAGTTCTACAAGGGCAAGGGCAAGCACCTGATCACCCTGAAGACCGAGCACAAGGCCGTGCTCGACACCATGCGCGAACTCGAGCGCCAGGGCTTTGAAGTCACCTACCTCGACGTCGAGGAAAACGGCCTCGTCGACCTTGAGAAGTTCAAGGCCGCGATCCGCCCCGACACCATCCTGGCCAGCGTGCTGTTCGTGAACAACGAAATCGGTGTGATCCAGGACGTGGTCGCGATCGGCAATGTCTGCCGCGAAAAGGGCATCATCTTCCACGTCGACTCGGCCCAGGCCACCGGCAAGATCGACATCGACATCACGAAGCTGCCCGTCGACCTGATGAGCCTCGCCTCGCACAAGACCTACGGCCCGAAGGGCATCGGCGCGCTGTACGTGCGCCGCAAGCCCCGCGTGCGGCTCGAGGCGCAGATGCACGGCGGCGGTCACGAGCGCGGCATGCGTTCGGGCACCTTGCCCACGCACCAGATCGTCGGCATGGGCGAGGCCTACCGCATCGCCAAGCTCGAAATGAAGGACGACATCGCCCATGCGCGCCGCCTGCAGAAGCGTCTGCTCGACGGCCTGAAGGACGTCGAGCAGGTGTTCATCAACGGCGACCTCGAACACCGTGTGCCGCACAACCTGAACATGAGCTTCAACTACGTCGAGGGCGAGTCGCTGATCATGGGCATCAAGGGCCTGGCGGTGTCGTCGGGCTCGGCCTGCACCTCGGCCAGCCTCGAGCCCAGCTACGTGCTGCGCGCCCTGGGCCGCAGCGACGAGCTGGCCCACAGCAGCCTGCGCATGACCATCGGCCGTTTCACGACCGAGGAAGAAATCGACTACGCCATCTCGACCATCAAGCACAACGTCGCGAAGCTGCGCGAGCTGAGCCCGCTGTGGGAGATGTTCCAGGACGGCGTCGACATCAGCACGATCCAGTGGTCGGCCCACTGACGCATTGAACAAAGTTTG
It includes:
- a CDS encoding amino acid aminotransferase, yielding MSMFTAVEMAPRDPILGLNEQFAADTNPNKVNLGVGVYYDDNGKLPLLQCVQAAEQNMMKAPTARGYLPIDGIVAYDNAVKALVFGADSEPVQSGRVATIQAIGGTGGLKVGADFLKKLNPQAKVLISDPSWENHRALFTNAGFEVESYPYYDAAKRGINFDGMLAALNAAPAGTVVVLHACCHNPTGYDITPEQWDQVVATVKAKGLVPFLDMAYQGFGYGLKEDGAAVAKFVDAGLTFFVSTSFSKSFSLYGERVGALSVLCENKEEAGRVLSQLKIAIRTNYSNPPIHGGAVVAAVLGNPELRALWEKELGEMRVRIKAMRQKLVDGLKAAGVKEDMSFITTQIGMFSYSGLSKDQMVRLRNEFGVYGTDTGRMCVAALNSKNIDYVCASIAKVI
- the uvrB gene encoding excinuclease ABC subunit UvrB; the protein is MPENNEAIADLKKLDPIGPAKQGEFIQYPGSPFELFQPYPPAGDQPKAIEGLVEGVLDGEVFQTLLGVTGSGKTFTMANVIARLGRPAIVFAPNKTLAAQLYSEFREFFPKNAVEYFVSYYDYYQPEAYVPQRDLFIEKDSSINEHIEQMRLSATKSVLERRDTVIVATVSAIYGIGTPEDYTQMRFIMRVGDKIGQRDVIGRLIRMQYTRNEQDFSRGTFRVRGDTIDVFPAEHSELAIRIELFDDEIETLQLFDPLTGRIRQKIPRFTVYPSSHYVTPRDKVLSAVETIKIELAERLKEFVSQGKLVEAQRLEQRTRFDLEMLAEIGHCKGIENYTRHLSGAAPGEPPATLTDYLPKDALMFLDESHQMIGQLGGMYNGDRARKTTLVEYGFRLPSALDNRPLKLEEFETRMRQCIFVSATPAQYEKDHAGNVVEQLVRPTGLIDPEVEVRPATHQVDDVLGEIRIRVEKNERVLITTLTKRMAEQLTDYLGDNGVKVRYLHSDVDTVERVEILRDLRLGSFDVLVGINLLREGLDIPEVSLVAILDADKEGFLRAERSLIQTIGRAARNLNGKAILYADRMTESMKKAIGETERRRTRQIAHNEAHGITPRSIVKQVRDLIDGVYSEKTGKEMAKLDLERAKVEDMSEKDIAREIKRLEKLMMEHARNLEFEKAARVRDQLALLREQAFGAAGGDNIAILPS
- the iscR gene encoding Fe-S cluster assembly transcriptional regulator IscR, which encodes MRLTTKGRFAVTAMIDLALRQNTGPVTLAAISQRQQISLSYLEQLFGKLRRHELVESTRGPGGGYSLGRKAADITVADIIVSVDEPIDATQCGGKENCLGEAGRCMTHELWASLNQRMVEFLDSVTLQKLVDDQIAKGVQIENKPVVKRAISAQPVVKPIRVNAPNSVFALGNAFAKS
- a CDS encoding IscS subfamily cysteine desulfurase produces the protein MDVTPHFPIYLDYGATTPVDPRVVDAMIPWLREHFGNPASRSHAWGWEAEEAVEKARGQVAELINADPREIVWTSGATESINLALKGAAQFYKGKGKHLITLKTEHKAVLDTMRELERQGFEVTYLDVEENGLVDLEKFKAAIRPDTILASVLFVNNEIGVIQDVVAIGNVCREKGIIFHVDSAQATGKIDIDITKLPVDLMSLASHKTYGPKGIGALYVRRKPRVRLEAQMHGGGHERGMRSGTLPTHQIVGMGEAYRIAKLEMKDDIAHARRLQKRLLDGLKDVEQVFINGDLEHRVPHNLNMSFNYVEGESLIMGIKGLAVSSGSACTSASLEPSYVLRALGRSDELAHSSLRMTIGRFTTEEEIDYAISTIKHNVAKLRELSPLWEMFQDGVDISTIQWSAH